In one Bacteroidota bacterium genomic region, the following are encoded:
- a CDS encoding SMI1/KNR4 family protein, which translates to MSNTEQYTRRLLEQTDLRFRIFDKPTPTEAELANLEQRHGLSFPPDYRAFVLSDGHNYGEFGMDILAPSQALAEQARLGDHLLPFAENSCGDWYCWLVDDLPNAPVVWWDHETETTSDYADSFMTCLEQWMSS; encoded by the coding sequence ATGAGCAATACAGAGCAGTATACCCGTCGTCTCCTAGAGCAGACCGACCTTAGGTTTCGCATCTTCGACAAGCCAACACCTACCGAGGCAGAGCTTGCCAATCTGGAGCAACGACACGGCCTCTCGTTTCCTCCAGACTATCGTGCGTTCGTCCTCAGCGATGGTCACAACTACGGCGAGTTTGGTATGGATATCCTCGCTCCCAGCCAGGCTCTCGCTGAGCAAGCGCGCCTTGGCGACCACCTGCTTCCCTTTGCGGAGAACAGCTGCGGAGACTGGTACTGCTGGCTCGTCGACGACCTCCCGAACGCTCCTGTAGTCTGGTGGGACCACGAGACGGAAACGACATCGGACTATGCTGACTCCTTCATGACCTGTCTCGAACAATGGATGTCATCCTGA
- a CDS encoding ECF-type sigma factor, translated as MSSDDLTALLADFRAGDRSAVDAVLPLVYNELETMARQRLRRERDGHTLDTAALVHEAYLKLVDQTRADWQSRSHFLGVASVAMRRILVNYARDRRAAKRGGDEVAGTLHDDAVGRVARSEDLLALDEALDRLAALDERSARVVEMWFFGGLEQREIAGVLGVSEKTVRRDWQAAKAWLSHALRADASNDANTSSDTNASNDSGGG; from the coding sequence ATGTCCTCTGACGACCTCACCGCGCTGCTGGCCGACTTCCGAGCGGGCGACCGATCCGCCGTGGACGCTGTGCTACCCCTCGTCTACAATGAACTGGAGACGATGGCCCGGCAGCGCCTCCGGCGCGAGCGCGACGGTCATACACTCGACACGGCCGCCCTCGTCCACGAGGCCTACCTCAAACTCGTCGACCAGACGCGGGCCGACTGGCAGAGCCGCTCGCACTTCCTCGGCGTCGCCTCCGTCGCGATGCGGCGGATCCTCGTCAACTACGCCCGCGACCGCCGGGCTGCCAAGCGTGGCGGCGACGAGGTGGCCGGAACGCTGCACGATGACGCGGTCGGACGGGTCGCCCGCTCGGAGGACCTGCTGGCGCTCGACGAAGCCCTCGACCGGCTCGCGGCGCTGGACGAGCGCTCGGCGCGGGTCGTCGAGATGTGGTTCTTTGGCGGACTAGAGCAGCGCGAGATCGCGGGCGTGCTCGGCGTCTCCGAGAAGACGGTCCGCCGCGACTGGCAGGCTGCGAAAGCCTGGCTCAGTCACGCCCTCCGCGCCGATGCGTCGAACGATGCCAATACTTCAAGCGATACCAATGCGTCGAACGATTCGGGGGGCGGGTGA
- a CDS encoding aldehyde dehydrogenase family protein, with amino-acid sequence MPSIADLTATMPYGPAPESPAAAEAWLDAHDRRFDLFIGGRWQAAQSGATFAVTNPATGAHIADVAEAGRADVDAAVEAARKAFKSWSQTNGHTRARHLYALARAIQKHARLFAVLESLDNGKPIRESRDLDIPLVARHFYHHAGWAQVMADELTGYAPVGVVGQVIPWNFPLLMLAWKAAPALAMGNTVVLKPAPQTPLTALLFAEVCHEAGLPAGVVNLLPGDDEAGRAVVAHPGLDKIAFTGSTPVGRAIRQATAGSGKKLSLELGGKSPYVVFDDADLDGAVEGLVDAIWFNGGQVCCAGSRLLVQESVAEDFLARVRRRMGQLRMGNPLDKAVDLGTVVSEEQQQTIERWIQVARDEGAAIFQPDAPMPDQGCYVPPTLITNVAPASQVVQEEIFGPVLVAMTFRTPHEAVALANNTRFGLAATVWSENLTQALEVAHRIKAGSVWVNGTNFFDAASGFGGVRESGYGREGGKEGLYEYVRPAWQSRPTPAPEPTGDGADPLATWGSHTPTAPAPLPEKPGKASAHSGHQGIDRTAKLYVGGKQKRPDSNYSYPILDPKGRVVGLAGDGNRKDIRDAVEAAHAARGWADRSPHNRAQILYYIAENLAARSEEFVTRLQSMAGLSKKAATREVEASVQRLFTYAAYADKFGGHLQEANFQGFVAAHHDYLGVIGIACPDEAPLLGFVSLVAPAICRGNCVVAIPSETHPLAATDLYQVLDTSDLPGGVVNIVTGNRDHLTKTLAAHEDVDALWYLASGEAGALGSRAVEHLSASNMKRTWVSYGQPRDWLDPKQGEGHAFLRQSVQVKNIWLPTGL; translated from the coding sequence ATGCCCTCCATCGCCGACCTCACCGCCACGATGCCCTACGGCCCCGCGCCTGAGTCGCCCGCCGCTGCCGAGGCGTGGCTGGACGCCCACGACCGCCGCTTCGACCTGTTTATCGGCGGTCGCTGGCAAGCCGCGCAGTCCGGCGCGACGTTCGCCGTGACGAACCCGGCGACGGGCGCACACATCGCGGACGTGGCCGAGGCCGGGCGTGCCGACGTAGACGCGGCCGTAGAGGCAGCGCGGAAGGCGTTCAAGTCGTGGAGCCAGACCAATGGGCACACGCGGGCACGGCACCTCTACGCACTCGCGCGGGCCATCCAGAAGCACGCACGCCTTTTCGCGGTCCTGGAGTCGCTCGACAACGGCAAGCCGATCCGCGAGAGCCGCGACCTCGACATCCCGCTCGTGGCGCGGCACTTCTACCACCACGCCGGGTGGGCGCAGGTCATGGCCGACGAACTGACCGGCTACGCGCCCGTCGGCGTCGTGGGGCAGGTGATTCCCTGGAACTTCCCGCTCTTGATGCTCGCCTGGAAGGCGGCGCCGGCCCTCGCGATGGGCAACACGGTCGTGCTCAAGCCCGCACCCCAGACGCCGCTCACGGCACTCCTCTTCGCCGAGGTCTGCCACGAGGCAGGCCTACCCGCGGGCGTCGTCAACCTCCTCCCCGGTGACGACGAGGCGGGCCGCGCGGTCGTCGCCCACCCGGGCCTCGACAAGATTGCGTTCACGGGCTCCACGCCCGTCGGCCGCGCGATTCGCCAGGCAACAGCGGGCTCCGGCAAGAAGCTGTCGCTCGAACTCGGCGGCAAGTCGCCCTACGTGGTCTTTGACGACGCGGACCTCGACGGGGCTGTGGAAGGCCTGGTCGATGCGATCTGGTTCAACGGCGGCCAGGTCTGCTGCGCCGGGAGCCGCCTGCTCGTGCAGGAGAGCGTCGCCGAGGACTTCCTGGCGCGCGTGCGTCGACGCATGGGCCAGTTGCGCATGGGCAACCCGCTCGACAAGGCCGTCGACCTCGGGACGGTCGTGAGCGAGGAGCAGCAGCAGACCATCGAGCGCTGGATCCAGGTCGCCCGCGACGAGGGCGCCGCGATCTTCCAGCCAGACGCCCCCATGCCCGACCAGGGCTGCTACGTCCCGCCGACGCTCATCACCAACGTCGCCCCGGCCTCGCAGGTGGTGCAGGAGGAGATCTTCGGACCGGTGCTCGTCGCGATGACATTCCGCACGCCGCACGAGGCCGTCGCGCTCGCGAACAACACCCGCTTCGGCCTCGCGGCAACCGTCTGGAGCGAGAACCTCACGCAGGCCCTCGAAGTGGCGCACCGCATCAAGGCGGGCTCGGTGTGGGTCAACGGCACCAACTTCTTCGACGCGGCGAGCGGCTTCGGCGGGGTCCGCGAGAGTGGCTATGGCCGCGAGGGCGGCAAAGAGGGGCTCTACGAGTACGTCCGCCCCGCCTGGCAGTCGCGTCCGACGCCTGCGCCCGAGCCGACGGGCGACGGCGCCGACCCGCTTGCCACCTGGGGGAGCCACACGCCAACCGCGCCCGCTCCGCTCCCGGAGAAGCCAGGCAAGGCCTCGGCGCACTCTGGACATCAGGGCATCGACCGGACGGCAAAGCTCTACGTCGGCGGCAAGCAGAAGCGGCCCGACAGCAACTACAGCTATCCTATTCTCGACCCGAAAGGCCGCGTGGTCGGGCTGGCGGGCGACGGCAACCGCAAGGACATCCGCGACGCCGTCGAGGCCGCGCACGCCGCACGCGGCTGGGCCGACCGCTCCCCGCACAACCGCGCGCAAATCCTCTACTACATCGCCGAGAACTTAGCGGCCCGAAGCGAGGAGTTCGTCACGCGGCTCCAGTCGATGGCAGGCCTCAGTAAAAAAGCGGCGACCCGCGAAGTCGAGGCCAGCGTGCAGCGGCTGTTCACGTACGCGGCCTACGCCGACAAATTCGGCGGGCACCTGCAGGAGGCCAACTTCCAGGGCTTCGTCGCCGCCCACCACGACTACCTCGGCGTGATCGGCATCGCGTGCCCCGACGAGGCGCCGCTGCTCGGCTTCGTCTCGCTCGTCGCGCCTGCGATCTGCCGCGGCAACTGCGTCGTGGCGATCCCGTCCGAGACCCACCCGCTCGCCGCGACCGACCTCTACCAGGTCCTCGACACGAGCGACCTCCCGGGCGGTGTGGTCAACATCGTCACCGGGAACCGCGACCACCTCACTAAGACGCTCGCCGCGCACGAGGACGTGGACGCGCTGTGGTACCTCGCCTCGGGCGAGGCAGGCGCGCTCGGCAGTCGCGCCGTGGAGCACCTCTCGGCGTCCAACATGAAGCGGACCTGGGTGAGCTACGGCCAGCCCCGCGACTGGCTCGACCCGAAGCAGGGCGAAGGCCACGCGTTCCTCCGCCAGAGCGTGCAGGTGAAGAACATCTGGCTCCCGACCGGCTTGTGA
- a CDS encoding arsenate reductase ArsC, whose amino-acid sequence MTQDNPTVLFVCTHNSARSQMAEGLLRARYGDRFDAASAGTAPGGVNPFAVQAMADLGIDLSGHTSDHVDAFDGQDFEYVVTVCDNAREACPYIPATVENLHHSFPDPSAATGSDADKLAAFRTVRDQIAVWMDETFGGES is encoded by the coding sequence ATGACCCAGGACAACCCCACCGTCCTCTTCGTCTGCACCCACAACTCGGCGCGGTCGCAGATGGCCGAGGGGCTGCTGCGGGCGCGCTACGGCGACCGCTTCGACGCCGCGTCGGCGGGGACGGCACCGGGCGGCGTCAACCCGTTTGCGGTGCAGGCGATGGCCGACCTCGGCATCGACCTCAGCGGGCACACCTCGGACCACGTCGATGCGTTCGACGGGCAGGACTTCGAGTACGTCGTCACGGTGTGCGACAACGCGCGGGAGGCGTGCCCCTACATCCCGGCGACGGTCGAGAACCTGCACCACAGCTTCCCCGACCCTTCCGCTGCGACAGGCTCGGACGCGGACAAGCTGGCCGCCTTCCGCACCGTCCGCGACCAGATCGCCGTGTGGATGGACGAGACGTTCGGGGGCGAGTCGTAG
- a CDS encoding serine/threonine-protein kinase, producing MADATARWTRIQTLFEQARARPSDERTAWLRAACGNEPEVYDHVAAMLDGAEHEHDLFSGQALDLLPADLLPSEVLSVSGIGSREGERVGPWVLGARLGSGGMGDVYRAVRADGFDQQAALKLVKPGMDSRAVLARFEAERQILARLQHPGIARFLDGGLTEGRRPYFAMEYVEGEPITDYCDRRRLGVDARLQLFADVCEAVRYAHRSLVVHRDLKPSNILAVEHEEDEAPRPVLLDFGIARVLDDDPDDDHGGGLTRTGQRVLTPSYAAPEQIRGEPPTTATDVFALGSLLYRLLSGARPIETEGRTPVQVEQAVLEDEPIAPSTAVTAAAAQQRGTTADALAKQLRGDLDVICRTALRKEPERRYGSAAELLADVQRHLEGLPIEARPATRTYRLRKFVGRHRGAVVVTAAALVALVALTGVYTARLAAERDRAEAEAATSAQTVAFLRGLFEGANPDARQGLDLTAADLLAAGARRIETDLDGQPDVQAAMHRTIGAVYQDLGAYDSAQVHLERALTLHEALGDPVEIATAQTTLGALLRRTSDLKRSIALHRAALEALQTPRNPSVEDIGAVYVSLGAALHDRGDLDEAEEAYRAALRHLEQADAPQKRDNALNNLSGLLHDRGHIEAAVGIGEQLVAAREALHGPMHTSIALALTGLGVAYHDLGRYDEAEAAYRRAVEIDRALLGDAHPDLAADLNNLGIFLDERGEHEEAEAVFEEALAIKRAVYDADHPQIATTLKSLGFLYTSTEQPEEAERHFQEALAIRRVAYGDGHPAIAEVLGGLGRLYGSQSDYDRAAPAYEEVAATLSEVFGADHPHTVYYQMLYADALHRTGRVREAGVQFEATVPVAREALRTDAARAAQVELFYGHHLAAQGRCAEAATALREAEAVYQQLDDLEATAQVAAALGDCEQGAL from the coding sequence ATGGCCGATGCTACGGCGCGCTGGACGCGCATCCAGACTCTTTTCGAGCAGGCCCGGGCGCGCCCGTCGGACGAGCGGACGGCGTGGCTGCGGGCCGCCTGCGGCAACGAGCCTGAGGTGTACGACCACGTCGCCGCTATGCTCGACGGGGCCGAGCACGAGCACGATCTGTTCAGTGGTCAGGCGCTCGACCTGCTCCCGGCCGATCTCCTCCCATCGGAGGTGCTGAGCGTCAGCGGAATCGGATCGCGCGAGGGCGAGCGCGTCGGTCCCTGGGTGCTCGGCGCACGCCTTGGAAGCGGTGGGATGGGTGATGTCTACCGCGCCGTGCGTGCGGACGGGTTCGATCAGCAGGCCGCGCTCAAGCTCGTCAAGCCCGGTATGGACTCGCGGGCTGTGCTAGCCCGGTTCGAGGCCGAGCGGCAGATCCTGGCCCGGCTCCAGCACCCCGGCATCGCGCGCTTCCTCGACGGCGGCCTCACGGAGGGCAGGCGGCCCTACTTCGCGATGGAGTACGTCGAGGGCGAGCCGATCACGGACTACTGCGACCGTCGCCGTCTCGGCGTTGATGCGCGGCTCCAGCTCTTCGCAGACGTCTGCGAGGCGGTCCGCTACGCCCACCGGTCGCTGGTCGTCCACCGCGACCTCAAGCCGTCCAACATCCTCGCCGTTGAGCATGAGGAGGACGAGGCGCCCCGGCCGGTTCTGCTCGACTTCGGCATCGCCCGTGTGCTCGACGATGATCCCGACGACGATCACGGCGGCGGCCTCACGCGGACCGGCCAGCGCGTGCTCACGCCCTCCTACGCAGCCCCGGAGCAGATCCGAGGCGAGCCACCGACGACGGCCACCGACGTGTTCGCCTTGGGAAGTCTGCTCTATCGCCTCCTCTCCGGCGCGCGGCCTATCGAGACGGAGGGCCGGACGCCCGTGCAGGTGGAACAGGCCGTTCTGGAAGACGAGCCTATCGCGCCGAGCACAGCCGTGACGGCGGCGGCGGCGCAGCAACGCGGCACGACAGCGGACGCCCTTGCCAAGCAACTCCGCGGCGACCTCGACGTGATCTGCCGGACGGCGCTTCGCAAGGAGCCCGAGCGCCGCTACGGCTCCGCCGCCGAACTGCTGGCCGATGTGCAGCGGCACCTTGAGGGCTTGCCCATCGAGGCCCGCCCGGCGACGCGCACGTATCGCCTCCGCAAGTTCGTGGGGCGGCATCGGGGAGCGGTGGTCGTGACCGCTGCTGCGCTCGTCGCGCTGGTTGCGCTGACCGGGGTCTACACGGCTCGCCTGGCGGCCGAGCGCGACCGCGCAGAAGCCGAGGCGGCCACGTCGGCTCAGACCGTCGCGTTCTTGCGCGGGCTTTTCGAGGGGGCCAACCCCGACGCTAGACAGGGGCTCGACCTCACTGCGGCCGACCTGCTGGCTGCTGGCGCAAGGCGGATCGAGACGGACCTGGACGGCCAGCCCGACGTGCAGGCGGCCATGCACCGTACCATCGGCGCGGTCTACCAGGACCTCGGCGCGTACGACTCGGCGCAGGTCCACCTCGAACGCGCGCTCACCCTCCACGAAGCACTCGGCGACCCGGTCGAGATCGCGACGGCTCAGACCACGCTCGGGGCCCTCCTCCGGCGAACGAGCGACTTGAAGCGCAGCATCGCCCTCCACCGCGCCGCCCTCGAAGCCCTCCAGACGCCTCGTAATCCCAGTGTAGAGGACATCGGTGCGGTCTACGTGTCACTCGGGGCGGCGCTTCACGACCGCGGTGACCTCGACGAGGCTGAGGAGGCCTACCGCGCCGCCCTTCGCCACCTCGAACAGGCCGACGCTCCGCAGAAACGAGACAACGCGCTCAACAATCTCTCGGGGCTCCTCCACGACCGAGGGCACATCGAAGCCGCTGTCGGGATCGGCGAGCAACTCGTGGCGGCGCGCGAAGCGTTGCACGGGCCCATGCACACGTCCATCGCCCTCGCGCTGACGGGCCTGGGGGTCGCGTATCACGACCTGGGCCGCTACGACGAAGCCGAAGCGGCCTACCGGCGGGCCGTCGAGATCGACCGTGCCCTCCTCGGCGACGCGCACCCAGACCTCGCCGCCGACCTCAACAACCTCGGCATTTTCCTCGACGAGCGAGGAGAGCATGAGGAGGCGGAGGCCGTCTTCGAAGAGGCCCTGGCGATCAAGCGTGCTGTCTACGACGCCGACCATCCGCAGATCGCGACGACGCTGAAGAGCCTCGGCTTTCTCTACACCTCCACCGAGCAGCCCGAGGAAGCCGAGCGTCACTTTCAAGAGGCGCTCGCCATCCGACGGGTGGCCTATGGGGACGGCCATCCTGCCATTGCAGAGGTGCTGGGCGGGCTTGGGCGGCTCTACGGCAGCCAGAGCGACTACGACCGCGCCGCCCCGGCCTACGAGGAGGTGGCGGCCACCTTGAGCGAGGTCTTCGGGGCCGACCATCCCCACACGGTCTACTACCAGATGCTCTACGCCGATGCGCTCCATCGCACCGGACGCGTTCGGGAGGCGGGGGTACAGTTCGAGGCGACCGTCCCCGTCGCACGCGAGGCGCTCCGCACCGACGCAGCGCGCGCGGCTCAGGTCGAGTTGTTCTACGGCCACCACCTCGCCGCGCAAGGACGCTGCGCGGAGGCGGCGACGGCGCTTCGCGAGGCAGAAGCGGTATACCAGCAGCTTGACGATCTGGAAGCCACGGCCCAGGTCGCAGCAGCTCTCGGCGACTGCGAGCAGGGTGCGCTCTGA
- the deoC gene encoding deoxyribose-phosphate aldolase produces the protein METLTNGHADEALAHADDHARNPGIPLDLGWVEETRVNPPATRRRAATLGTRRSVKKEWQAAWLLRAIACMDLTTLEGDDSPARVRRLCAKARQPVRPDILDALGVADLGLTTGAVCVYHAHVATAKRALEGSGIPVAAVSTAFPHGQSPLALRLAEIKASVEAGADEIDVVITRGLVHTADWARLYDEIAAMKDACGDASLKTILGTGDLGPLWNVARASKVALMAGSDFIKTSTGKEKVNATLPVGLVMTRMIREYEALSGHRAGYKPAGGIRKAKESLVWLSLMKEELGDLWLTPGYFRFGASSLLADVERQLSHHVTGRYAARHHQPMG, from the coding sequence ATGGAGACGCTGACCAACGGGCACGCCGACGAGGCCCTCGCCCACGCTGACGACCACGCTCGGAATCCGGGCATCCCGCTCGACCTCGGGTGGGTCGAGGAGACGCGCGTGAACCCGCCCGCGACGCGACGCCGGGCCGCCACGCTCGGTACGCGCCGCAGCGTCAAGAAGGAGTGGCAGGCCGCGTGGCTCCTGCGCGCCATCGCGTGCATGGACCTTACCACGCTCGAAGGCGACGACTCGCCCGCGCGGGTCCGCCGCCTCTGCGCGAAGGCCCGCCAGCCCGTCCGCCCCGATATCCTGGACGCCCTTGGCGTTGCTGACCTCGGCCTCACGACGGGAGCCGTGTGCGTCTACCACGCACACGTCGCGACTGCCAAGCGCGCACTTGAAGGCTCGGGGATCCCTGTGGCGGCCGTTTCGACGGCGTTCCCGCACGGCCAGAGTCCGCTCGCGCTGCGCCTCGCCGAGATCAAAGCGTCCGTCGAGGCGGGCGCCGACGAGATCGACGTGGTGATCACGCGCGGCCTCGTCCACACCGCCGACTGGGCACGGCTCTACGACGAAATCGCCGCCATGAAAGACGCCTGCGGCGATGCCTCGCTCAAGACCATCCTCGGCACGGGCGACCTCGGGCCGCTCTGGAACGTCGCGCGCGCCAGCAAGGTCGCGCTCATGGCCGGGAGCGACTTCATCAAGACGTCCACCGGCAAGGAGAAGGTCAATGCCACGCTACCCGTTGGCCTCGTGATGACGCGCATGATCCGCGAGTACGAGGCGCTCTCGGGCCACCGCGCCGGCTACAAGCCCGCGGGCGGCATCCGCAAGGCGAAGGAGTCGCTCGTCTGGCTGAGCCTGATGAAGGAAGAACTCGGCGACCTCTGGCTCACGCCCGGCTACTTCCGCTTCGGCGCCTCCAGCCTCCTCGCCGACGTCGAGCGCCAACTCTCCCACCACGTCACCGGCCGCTACGCCGCCCGCCACCATCAGCCGATGGGGTAG
- a CDS encoding binary toxin-like calcium binding domain-containing protein — protein MPRFLPGRLLPGLLALPLLALLLVLVGAPPAAAQSSCPTGFEIPIGLADGDGDCVPDLIEVTGYTYDASGGGALTPCTPGPADCYVTDPTTWSSDGDPYSDFQEATGINLPTIRAPYGHPLVAASPQISVVLVNYVYTPTSTIQDSRGGSLTQGSSVTVGTSFTETLSATIGSEVSLVDPKVTSEITASESRTTSQESTQSTDVEINWETATSDTFNEAATLALDIRVRNTGSATALRIAPRFNVYIGGELIATIQTPEAFQTTLGPGETSTDVIRVDKRDTGGVTPEDIVLSIPQLRKLRRGAPVELRMVSLEAEVLRWSQGTNNWSCGSDSSPCLWSNFQREIEARTLRLNVDFGYSGDPDATIPTRYRDNPYQFDVFTGSPRVNPQFTLAEVLGFVGFAEGSGPSFAIEGRPFPGSGGRAWVALSGPEPGLDGLRFIDHWAAYALSQGGASWPGDLLAMPMPREANLILLNAAPGPGEAGPVVTGRRFSADQRSLSVSAGPKGGFRPTSATAHLFIQGEETIVEMVPASTSPDGASVTFALPTSTFLPISAEGSFVVVRDGLGNERATSLVTPFGTPATCDEVPRRVYTSGNDLPNFSGGNVTTVFVDGDPDLPASVFCDAREGTADMYFWAPQDHRLGADVRLREIAILDVAHRVVVGEGVVIRSEDGGASWVRVGTAEGVPSGRFWLGLGFRESGTPGNEAGIAVAQDGTIIWTENGGRTWATASVAGTPQPFEAVDYAGGDTWYAVGGDRVIRSTDNGRTWSSVPIPLPSGRRFARLAAVEFISETEGVVGDAGMNDGTGRIYATRDGQTWTETAAYTDHRDIAYNGRDLWTIVGDQGIWVQDDLLVPGPKRRVLPANGARFWNVDFGSPNVGVAVDLNESRNVFRTEDGGETWQTTGGYPGPVQTGRQQLIGVDMLDENVGAVAGYGGTLGATDSGGGVPTYDTPVNTSDEDDTATALPGRVELSTPAPNPVHQSARVRYVLPEASNVRVSVYDVLGREVAVLAEGARPAGEGTVRFDASRLASGFYVLRLLTEQGAATRRVTVVR, from the coding sequence ATGCCCCGCTTTCTACCTGGCCGCCTCCTACCTGGCCTTCTGGCCCTTCCACTCCTGGCCCTGCTTCTCGTGCTCGTCGGTGCTCCTCCGGCGGCGGCGCAGTCGTCGTGTCCGACCGGCTTCGAGATCCCCATCGGCCTGGCCGACGGCGACGGCGACTGTGTCCCCGACCTTATCGAGGTCACGGGCTACACCTACGATGCCAGCGGCGGCGGTGCGCTCACGCCCTGCACGCCCGGCCCGGCCGACTGCTACGTCACCGACCCGACGACGTGGTCGAGCGACGGCGACCCCTACAGCGACTTCCAGGAGGCGACGGGCATCAACCTCCCCACGATCCGCGCGCCCTACGGGCACCCGCTCGTCGCGGCGTCGCCCCAGATCAGCGTCGTCCTCGTCAACTATGTCTACACGCCGACCTCGACCATCCAGGACTCGCGTGGCGGGAGCCTCACGCAAGGCTCCTCGGTCACCGTCGGCACGTCGTTCACTGAGACGCTGTCGGCAACCATCGGCAGTGAGGTCAGCCTCGTCGATCCGAAGGTCACGTCGGAGATCACCGCCTCGGAGTCGCGGACGACAAGCCAGGAGTCGACACAGTCCACGGACGTCGAGATCAACTGGGAGACCGCCACGTCGGACACGTTCAACGAGGCTGCCACGCTCGCGCTCGACATCCGCGTGCGGAACACGGGGAGCGCCACGGCTCTCAGGATCGCGCCGCGCTTCAACGTCTACATCGGCGGCGAGCTGATCGCGACGATCCAGACGCCCGAGGCGTTTCAGACGACGCTCGGTCCGGGCGAGACCTCGACGGACGTGATCCGCGTCGACAAGCGCGACACGGGCGGCGTCACGCCGGAGGACATCGTGCTCTCGATTCCGCAACTCCGTAAGCTGCGGCGCGGTGCGCCCGTCGAACTGCGGATGGTGAGCCTCGAAGCCGAGGTGCTGCGCTGGAGCCAAGGCACCAACAACTGGTCATGCGGGTCGGATTCGAGCCCGTGCCTGTGGAGCAACTTCCAGCGCGAGATCGAGGCGCGCACGCTCCGCCTCAACGTTGACTTCGGCTACTCGGGCGATCCGGACGCCACCATCCCGACGCGCTACCGCGACAACCCCTACCAGTTCGACGTCTTCACCGGCTCCCCGCGCGTCAACCCGCAGTTCACGCTGGCCGAGGTGCTGGGCTTCGTCGGGTTCGCGGAAGGCTCGGGCCCCTCATTCGCCATTGAGGGCCGTCCCTTCCCGGGCAGCGGTGGACGCGCATGGGTGGCGCTGAGTGGCCCCGAGCCCGGCCTCGACGGGCTGCGGTTCATCGACCACTGGGCCGCGTACGCCCTCAGCCAGGGCGGGGCCTCATGGCCGGGCGACCTGCTCGCGATGCCGATGCCGCGCGAGGCGAACCTGATCCTACTCAACGCTGCGCCGGGGCCGGGCGAGGCCGGGCCGGTCGTCACGGGCCGTCGTTTCAGTGCGGATCAGCGCTCGCTGAGCGTCTCCGCCGGGCCGAAGGGCGGGTTCCGACCCACATCAGCCACGGCCCACTTGTTCATCCAGGGCGAGGAAACCATCGTGGAGATGGTGCCCGCCAGCACCTCGCCGGATGGGGCGAGCGTGACGTTCGCGCTTCCCACATCGACGTTCTTGCCGATCTCGGCGGAAGGCTCCTTCGTCGTCGTGCGGGACGGACTGGGCAACGAGCGGGCTACGTCTCTGGTGACGCCGTTCGGCACCCCCGCCACGTGCGACGAGGTACCCCGGCGCGTCTACACGAGCGGCAACGACCTCCCCAACTTCAGCGGCGGCAACGTGACCACGGTGTTCGTCGACGGCGACCCCGACCTCCCGGCGAGCGTGTTCTGCGATGCGAGAGAGGGGACCGCAGACATGTATTTCTGGGCGCCGCAGGACCACCGGCTCGGGGCCGACGTGCGGCTCCGCGAAATCGCCATACTCGACGTGGCGCACCGCGTGGTCGTCGGCGAGGGTGTTGTCATTCGGAGCGAGGACGGCGGGGCGTCGTGGGTCCGCGTGGGCACGGCGGAGGGCGTCCCGAGCGGCAGGTTCTGGCTCGGCCTCGGCTTCCGCGAGAGCGGCACGCCAGGCAACGAGGCAGGCATCGCCGTGGCGCAGGACGGGACGATCATCTGGACCGAGAACGGCGGGCGGACCTGGGCTACGGCCTCCGTCGCGGGCACGCCGCAGCCGTTCGAGGCCGTCGACTATGCGGGCGGCGACACGTGGTACGCCGTCGGCGGCGACCGCGTCATCCGCTCGACTGACAACGGGCGCACGTGGTCGTCTGTCCCAATCCCGCTCCCGAGCGGCCGTCGCTTCGCGCGCCTCGCCGCGGTCGAGTTCATCTCCGAGACCGAGGGCGTCGTCGGGGACGCCGGGATGAACGACGGGACCGGGCGCATCTATGCGACGCGCGACGGCCAGACCTGGACCGAGACGGCCGCCTACACCGACCACCGCGACATCGCCTACAACGGGCGCGACCTGTGGACCATCGTCGGCGACCAGGGCATCTGGGTGCAGGACGATCTCCTCGTGCCCGGGCCCAAGCGCCGCGTGCTCCCCGCGAACGGCGCGCGCTTCTGGAACGTCGATTTCGGCTCGCCCAACGTGGGCGTCGCGGTCGACTTGAATGAGAGCCGCAACGTCTTCCGCACCGAAGACGGCGGCGAGACGTGGCAGACGACGGGCGGCTACCCCGGCCCCGTGCAGACGGGACGGCAGCAGCTCATCGGCGTCGACATGCTCGACGAGAACGTCGGCGCGGTGGCGGGCTACGGCGGTACGCTCGGCGCGACCGACTCCGGCGGCGGGGTCCCGACTTACGACACGCCCGTGAACACCTCCGACGAGGACGACACCGCGACGGCGCTCCCTGGACGAGTGGAGCTCTCGACGCCCGCCCCGAACCCGGTTCACCAGTCGGCCCGCGTGCGTTACGTGCTGCCCGAAGCAAGCAACGTCCGCGTGTCCGTCTACGACGTGCTCGGACGCGAGGTCGCCGTGCTCGCCGAGGGCGCGCGGCCCGCAGGCGAGGGCACGGTGCGCTTCGACGCAAGCCGGCTAGCCTCGGGCTTCTACGTGCTCCGCCTCCTCACCGAGCAGGGGGCCGCGACCCGCCGCGTGACCGTCGTGCGGTAG